The following are encoded together in the Syntrophales bacterium genome:
- a CDS encoding prolyl oligopeptidase family serine peptidase, producing the protein MKQLTDVPGGVNDFGWAGTEAILYITTDGSAKEASSKKDDTIRVTQYCETPVRLFRLELSSGRTERLTENDDNTLALSVSPNGKHVFLCRTKAASSKSQYYQDIPFRYFIYEIDRREEKQIFSVIKAVENWAWSPDSKTLFATEAFAEDKFIFAYVDHLWTYDALSGDEKNLDLGWERGLMQMSKVSPTGNGFLAILEDGCHPKLARYVKNENGYERRIMETAHQGNIFSIETTRDGTTVFYQHSTASKPTQWYVASVDGDSIKDPKPYTNLNPQYKGKSFPGAEAITWEGALGEAVEGMLYYPADYDPGKKYPLMLNLHGGPLDCIRDRWTLLGWMLPYHIITQKGAFVLDPNYHGSYGYGLEFSRSIRDGKMYEYPIEDIEKGIARLVELGMVDENRLGTMGWSQGSILSNALIAHDQRFKVASCGAGGAEWVSYWGQSYVGYSLCEYYLGASPIENPGLYKNPEKAPFYDARKVVTPVIMFIGSEDINVPPSQVWITYRGIQKYGSAPVELYVFPGEPHVLQKLSHQRRKMIEEQKWFDKYFFNIGNK; encoded by the coding sequence ATGAAACAGTTAACGGATGTACCGGGCGGAGTCAACGACTTCGGCTGGGCGGGAACTGAAGCGATTCTGTACATCACGACGGACGGAAGCGCGAAGGAAGCTTCGAGCAAGAAAGACGATACTATTCGCGTAACGCAATACTGTGAAACGCCGGTCCGTCTGTTCAGGCTGGAGCTGTCCAGCGGGCGAACCGAGCGGTTAACAGAGAACGATGACAACACCCTGGCTCTTTCCGTGTCCCCAAACGGCAAGCATGTATTTCTGTGCAGGACGAAAGCGGCGTCGTCGAAGTCACAGTACTATCAGGACATTCCTTTCAGATATTTCATCTATGAAATCGACCGGCGCGAGGAGAAGCAGATTTTCTCCGTGATAAAAGCGGTGGAAAACTGGGCATGGTCGCCCGATTCGAAGACCTTGTTCGCAACCGAGGCGTTTGCTGAGGACAAGTTCATCTTTGCTTATGTTGATCATCTGTGGACATATGATGCCCTGTCCGGCGATGAGAAGAACCTGGATCTCGGCTGGGAACGGGGCCTGATGCAGATGTCGAAGGTCAGTCCCACCGGCAACGGCTTTCTGGCAATCCTGGAAGATGGCTGCCATCCAAAGCTCGCGCGGTACGTGAAGAATGAGAACGGCTACGAGCGCCGGATTATGGAGACGGCCCATCAGGGAAACATCTTCTCAATAGAAACCACTCGGGATGGCACGACCGTTTTCTACCAGCATTCGACGGCAAGCAAGCCCACCCAGTGGTACGTTGCGTCTGTCGATGGCGATAGCATCAAAGACCCAAAGCCGTATACGAACCTCAATCCTCAATACAAAGGAAAGTCCTTCCCCGGAGCGGAGGCGATAACCTGGGAGGGAGCCCTCGGTGAGGCCGTAGAAGGAATGCTCTATTACCCGGCCGATTACGACCCCGGGAAGAAGTATCCTCTGATGCTGAACCTCCACGGTGGGCCCCTCGACTGCATCAGGGACCGGTGGACGCTGCTTGGTTGGATGCTGCCGTACCACATCATAACACAGAAGGGAGCGTTTGTACTTGATCCCAACTATCATGGCAGTTACGGCTACGGACTGGAGTTTTCCCGGTCTATTCGCGATGGCAAGATGTACGAATACCCCATAGAGGACATTGAAAAGGGCATAGCCCGCCTTGTTGAACTCGGGATGGTTGACGAAAACAGGCTCGGCACCATGGGCTGGTCCCAGGGCTCCATTCTATCGAACGCACTGATTGCCCATGACCAGAGGTTCAAAGTGGCTTCATGCGGGGCGGGAGGAGCCGAGTGGGTATCGTACTGGGGCCAATCCTACGTGGGCTATTCTCTGTGCGAGTACTACCTGGGTGCCAGCCCGATAGAGAATCCCGGTCTCTATAAGAATCCGGAGAAGGCGCCTTTCTACGATGCAAGGAAAGTCGTGACTCCCGTGATAATGTTCATCGGTTCCGAGGACATAAACGTTCCTCCAAGCCAGGTCTGGATTACCTACCGGGGGATTCAGAAGTATGGAAGTGCTCCTGTCGAGCTGTACGTTTTCCCCGGAGAGCCCCATGTTCTCCAGAAGCTGTCACACCAGAGGAGGAAGATGATAGAGGAGCAGAAGTGGTTTGACAAGTACTTCTTTAACATTGGGAATAAATAG
- a CDS encoding ion transporter, whose product MNSFRETIQFYLVDSKTPLGKLIDIFIIILNFVICAILVVETYDVSEAVHSLLWNAEVIIVVFFIIEYVARLYGSRDRLRQLVDIYSVIDLIAILPTVALLVFPVFGVALNVGFIRLIRAFRVFRIFRFLRYAADPDFFFGSITVHFLKVVQLLITIFMIFFISSGLFYTVESAVNPHVRNFGDAFYFTVVTLTTVGFGDIIPLSEAGRMVTVLMIISGIILIPWQASRLVREWIHIASKQDITCPQCGLRYHDKDASHCKSCGHVIYQEHEDV is encoded by the coding sequence ATGAACAGCTTCCGGGAAACCATCCAGTTTTATCTTGTTGACTCGAAGACACCGCTGGGAAAACTGATCGATATATTCATAATAATCCTCAACTTTGTAATATGTGCGATTCTTGTCGTTGAGACATACGATGTATCCGAGGCGGTGCACAGCCTCCTGTGGAATGCGGAAGTTATAATTGTGGTTTTCTTCATCATCGAGTACGTAGCGAGGCTCTATGGATCGCGGGACAGGCTGAGACAGTTGGTCGATATTTACAGCGTGATAGATCTCATAGCAATCCTGCCTACAGTGGCGCTTCTTGTGTTTCCGGTCTTCGGCGTTGCACTCAATGTAGGGTTCATCCGTCTGATAAGGGCTTTCCGTGTCTTCAGGATCTTCAGGTTTTTGCGTTATGCCGCGGACCCGGATTTCTTCTTCGGAAGTATCACCGTGCATTTTTTGAAGGTTGTACAGCTTCTGATTACAATATTCATGATATTTTTCATCTCTTCAGGCCTCTTTTATACCGTTGAAAGTGCAGTCAACCCTCACGTCCGGAATTTCGGTGACGCCTTTTATTTCACGGTAGTGACCCTTACAACAGTCGGTTTCGGTGATATTATTCCGCTTTCGGAAGCGGGACGCATGGTAACGGTACTGATGATAATTTCAGGGATTATTCTTATACCCTGGCAGGCAAGCCGGCTTGTAAGGGAGTGGATACATATCGCATCGAAGCAAGACATTACCTGTCCGCAATGCGGCCTTCGTTACCATGACAAGGATGCATCACACTGTAAGAGCTGCGGGCATGTTATCTATCAGGAACACGAAGACGTTTAG
- a CDS encoding helix-turn-helix domain-containing protein, with protein sequence MITAEKVYKEILDMPLKEREKLFTVIARQGFEKDLYNHAEVFDEIRESPFTVKEAAEYLGVAEVTLRRWVKAGTIKHKRVGRNIVFSPDELKVFKKDNV encoded by the coding sequence ATGATTACTGCTGAGAAAGTTTATAAAGAAATTTTAGATATGCCATTAAAAGAAAGAGAAAAATTATTTACTGTGATAGCAAGACAAGGATTTGAGAAAGATTTATACAACCACGCTGAAGTCTTTGACGAAATCAGAGAGTCGCCATTTACCGTTAAAGAAGCTGCCGAATATCTTGGGGTAGCCGAGGTTACTTTGAGGCGGTGGGTTAAAGCAGGAACCATAAAACATAAAAGGGTTGGAAGAAACATTGTATTTAGCCCGGATGAGCTCAAAGTTTTCAAGAAAGACAATGTCTAA
- a CDS encoding type II toxin-antitoxin system RelE/ParE family toxin, which yields MFSPIFTEDEVEKIAINPDIGKSKKGDLVDFRVHKFSYGKQKFLIAYRFQEDEIVFFIIGPHENFYRELKKYLREVES from the coding sequence ATGTTCTCGCCCATATTCACCGAGGATGAAGTCGAGAAAATAGCAATAAATCCTGATATAGGAAAATCGAAAAAAGGGGATTTGGTAGATTTTCGAGTTCATAAATTTTCTTATGGAAAACAGAAGTTTTTGATTGCCTATCGCTTTCAAGAGGATGAAATAGTGTTTTTCATAATAGGTCCCCATGAGAATTTTTATCGTGAACTCAAGAAATATCTAAGGGAGGTTGAATCATAA
- a CDS encoding type II toxin-antitoxin system MqsA family antitoxin, producing the protein MVGKREKNKYKKCPLCGGGMDDGITTLPFLMGEKVAIIKNVPAEICSDCGEAYMKSHVAGNVETLLDRIEELHSEVSIIYYEAA; encoded by the coding sequence ATGGTTGGAAAAAGAGAAAAAAATAAATACAAAAAATGTCCCTTATGCGGTGGGGGAATGGATGACGGTATTACAACCCTGCCGTTTTTAATGGGAGAAAAAGTTGCCATTATCAAAAACGTGCCTGCTGAAATCTGTTCAGACTGCGGTGAGGCATATATGAAAAGTCATGTCGCCGGCAATGTTGAAACGCTTCTTGACCGTATCGAAGAGCTGCACTCCGAAGTATCAATTATTTATTACGAGGCAGCGTAA
- a CDS encoding type II toxin-antitoxin system HicB family antitoxin: MKYRALIEQDEDGMFVAEVPALPGCIPQGSTREEALQNIQEAIAAYLESLKTHGEPIPPYALSFVR; encoded by the coding sequence ATGAAATATCGTGCCTTAATTGAGCAAGACGAAGACGGCATGTTTGTTGCTGAAGTGCCGGCACTGCCCGGTTGTATTCCACAGGGCAGTACTCGGGAAGAAGCTTTGCAAAATATCCAGGAAGCAATTGCCGCATATCTGGAAAGCTTAAAAACTCATGGCGAACCAATACCTCCATACGCGCTATCATTCGTCAGGTAG
- a CDS encoding DUF4258 domain-containing protein encodes MNKIKKRLFIREKASEHIAAINEKMLWSFHAVKKLRIEGLRKSQVEDALKNCVLVEDYHVTGRPLPDCLVLGFINEEPVHVVVALDEDFDRILIVTVYRPSAERWEDGWKKRKK; translated from the coding sequence ATGAATAAGATAAAGAAACGATTGTTTATTCGCGAGAAGGCCAGTGAACATATTGCAGCAATAAATGAAAAGATGTTGTGGTCATTCCATGCTGTCAAGAAGCTGAGGATTGAGGGACTGAGAAAATCACAGGTAGAGGATGCCCTCAAAAATTGCGTTCTCGTTGAAGATTACCACGTGACAGGACGTCCGTTGCCGGATTGCCTGGTTCTTGGATTTATTAATGAAGAACCTGTTCATGTTGTCGTAGCATTGGATGAGGATTTTGACAGAATATTAATTGTCACTGTTTATAGACCGTCCGCAGAGAGGTGGGAAGATGGTTGGAAAAAGAGAAAAAAATAA